The following DNA comes from Fervidibacillus albus.
GCCCAGGGGTACCGGAAAGCATAGCCCGGAACACGATTACCGTCCCGTATAATGATCTCTATAGTGTAAAAACCGTTTTCGAAACGTACGGTGATGATATTGCTGCGGTCATTGTTGAACCGATTGCTGGAAACATGGGAGTTGTTCCCCCTGTACATGGGTTTCTTGAAGGTTTAAGGGAACTTGCGGACCATTATGGGGCTTTATTAATATTTGATGAAGTGATGACCGGATTCCGAGCCGATTTTTCGAGCGCTCAAGGATTATACCGTATTACACCGGATCTTACTTGTTTAGGTAAGGTGATCGGTGGAGGATTACCCGTCGGTGCATACGGTGGAAAGGCGGAAATTATGGAAAAAGTAGCCCCGAGTGGTCCAGTGTATCAAGCAGGAACTTTATCCGGTAATCCTTTAGCGATGACGGCGGGTTATGAAACGTTACGCCAACTTTCAAAAGAAGACTATGAACAATTTCGGCGTAAAGGAGAAAAATTGGAAAACGGTTTTCGACAGGCGGCGGAAAAATACGGTATACCATTAACGGTTAACCGTGCTGGATCGATGATTGGAATCTTTTTTACGAATGAACGTGTCATTGATTATGAAAGTGCAAAGACGTCCGATTTATCTATGTTTGCAAACTATTATAGGGAAATGGTAAGCCGAGGGATTTTTGTTCCACCATCCCAATTTGAAGGTTTATTTTTATCCACCGCCCATACCGATGAACAGATTGAATTAACGATTCGAACTGCTGAAGCGGCCTTTCAAAAAATCAGTGTGTCTCGATAAAGGGGACATTTCAAATCATCTTGAAAATGAAGCAAGTGGAGAAAAACGAGTCATTTTTCCCC
Coding sequences within:
- the hemL gene encoding glutamate-1-semialdehyde 2,1-aminomutase; this translates as MGYDQSKRAYEEAVQLMPGGVNSPVRAFRSVDMQPIFMERGKGAEIYDIDGNKYIDYVLSWGPLILGHANDQVVERLKEVAEAGTSFGMPTIIENKLARLVMERMPSIERIRMVNSGTEATMSALRLARGYTGRNKIVKFEGCYHGHGDSLLIKAGSGVATLGLPDSPGVPESIARNTITVPYNDLYSVKTVFETYGDDIAAVIVEPIAGNMGVVPPVHGFLEGLRELADHYGALLIFDEVMTGFRADFSSAQGLYRITPDLTCLGKVIGGGLPVGAYGGKAEIMEKVAPSGPVYQAGTLSGNPLAMTAGYETLRQLSKEDYEQFRRKGEKLENGFRQAAEKYGIPLTVNRAGSMIGIFFTNERVIDYESAKTSDLSMFANYYREMVSRGIFVPPSQFEGLFLSTAHTDEQIELTIRTAEAAFQKISVSR